Proteins from a genomic interval of Plasmodium reichenowi strain SY57 chromosome 13, whole genome shotgun sequence:
- a CDS encoding hypothetical protein (conserved Plasmodium protein, unknown function), translated as MSTNLNEEKCIEGDDIKYEKPDTHKNFWKSFGLNNEAGKLLYHLYGESNKIKPNILSSKHDRDKYKNDKKKEDAKLNTPYRKPQIHYPSLKKKAVKENQIDSIKHRKPLSKILEETQNYDCIKDIPISIGMNRETEKNKLHNIFVEEKCLMVPPSCAPMILTQEEKKEIIEKAQQRYIYINEENKSREEKHIQALRNYKLELIQELNEKRKLLQDIINEDKNIQGNISINQSDKRVSNKGNSYNIIQIKNDIEQCQKSIKKIEDNLNTYE; from the exons ATGAGCACTaatttaaatgaagaaaaatgCATAGAAGGCGAcgatataaaatatgagAAACCTGATACTCACAAAAATTTTTGGAAATCCTTTGGCTTAAATAATGAAGCAGGTAAGTTATTATATCACTTATATGGGGaaagtaataaaataaaaccTAACATTTTAAGTTCTAAACATGATAgagataaatataaaaatgataaaaagaAGGAAGATGCCAAATTGAATACGCCATATAGAAAACCTCAAATACATTATCCATCCTTAAAAA AAAAGGCGGTGAAAGAAAATCAAATCGACAGTATAAAGCATAGAAAGCCTTTGTCAAAAATTTTAGAGGAGACACAAAATTATGATTGTATAAAAGATATTCCTATATCCATTGGTATGAATAGAGAAACGGAAAAGAACAAATTACATAACATTTTTGTCGAAGAAAAATGTCTTATGGTACCTCCAAGTTGTGCTCCGATGATATTAACacaagaagaaaaaaaagaaattattgAAAAAGCTCAAcaaagatatatttatataaatgaagaaaataaatctCGAGAAGAGAAACATATACAAGCATTAAGAAATTATAAGTTAGAATTAATACaagaattaaatgaaaaaagaaaattattacaagatataataaatgaagataaaaatattcaagggaatatttctataaatCAAAGTGATAAAAGAGTATCAAATAAAGGCAATAGTTATAACATTAttcaaattaaaaatgatatagaGCAATGTcaaaaaagtataaaaaaaattgaagaTAATTTAAACACATACgaataa
- a CDS encoding chromatin assembly factor 1 subunit, putative, giving the protein MIDILHEKNKIYDFKESYELNTPIENEVTENNYVDIQNERHIIWRKNTPFLYSSLLKHKLDWPSLTVEFLGGDNSFKSKLNYFTNKVLLGTHTSNQDLEYVYIGEIKCPIFSIKEDVLQYENYSGFISNKKKKKGHPLPSFEVKAKLLHPGEVIRATNLPSNSFFIVTQTSNGNALLFDYTKHPSFPSDMSTCYPQMILKGHTNEGSGLCWNVNRVYDSYKNPNIFDGYMDKVLYSGKEDDSIKDIYSVKEIYSMKDTFSVKDINSVEDIASSKDLQSVRDAYSIKELEAHNELDMVNDLDTEESNDSNSNSNTFGAEVNTTNLLLASCSVDGSICLWDINKGTKSNDVPRTYGLNKSGKTADYNIKIYENTPTLSPLCTWYNKNTKTAFNEIFFHPKFSNALGVCDDNGYMSIYDIRKKNFFTKAEISFNDYNEAMNTFSFDNFSEYIFSCGYSDGLISVWDMRYNKESLLKLKYHTQGINRIKFGMISSGIFASCSDDGTACIWDISRNNNTQILPLQKTEDDIYNNPNPVPKQLLFVHGGHIGSIYDLAWANSNTFTIATVGVDNSIHVWHLNEQFLFQ; this is encoded by the coding sequence ATGATAGATATTCTTCACGAGAAAAATAAGATATACGATTTCAAGGAATCGTATGAATTAAACACACCTATAGAAAATGAAGTTAcagaaaataattatgtagatatacaaaatgaaaGACATATTATATGGAGAAAGAATACaccttttttatatagtTCCTTGTTAAAGCATAAATTGGATTGGCCTTCATTAACGGTAGAATTTTTAGGAGGCGataattcatttaaatctaaattaaattattttactAATAAGGTATTATTAGGAACACATACATCAAATCAAGACTTGgaatatgtttatataggtgaaataaaatgtcctatattttctattaaAGAGGATGTATTAcaatatgaaaattataGTGGTTTTataagtaataaaaaaaaaaaaaaaggtcACCCTTTACCATCTTTTGAAGTTAAAGCAAAATTATTACATCCTGGAGAAGTGATCAGAGCAACTAATTTACCTAgtaattctttttttattgtaaCCCAAACATCTAATGGAAATgctttattatttgattaTACAAAACACCCTTCTTTCCCTTCAGATATGTCTACTTGTTACCCTCAAATGATTTTAAAGGGACATACAAATGAGGGAAGTGGCTTATGCTGGAATGTTAATCGTGTATATGATTCTTATAAAAACcctaatatatttgatgGTTATATGGATAAAGTTCTATATAGTGGAAAAGAAGATGATTCTATTAAGGATATATATTCTGTGAAAGAAATTTATTCAATGAAAGATACATTTTCTGTCAAGGATATAAATTCTGTTGAAGATATAGCTTCATCGAAAGACCTACAATCTGTTAGGGACGCATATTCTATTAAAGAACTTGAAGCCCACAATGAATTAGATATGGTTAACGATTTAGATACAGAAGAAAGTAATGatagtaatagtaatagtaataCATTTGGAGCAGAAGTCAATACAACCAATTTATTATTAGCTAGTTGTTCAGTGGATGGGAGTATATGTTTATGGGATATTAATAAAGGTACCAAAAGTAATGATGTACCTAGAACATATGGTTTAAATAAAAGCGGGAAAACGGCagattataatattaaaatttatgaaaataCTCCTACTTTAAGTCCATTATGTACATggtataataaaaatacaaaaacagcttttaatgaaatattttttcatccTAAATTTAGTAATGCTCTAGGAGTATGTGATGATAATGGTTATATGAgtatatatgatataagaaaaaaaaatttctttaCAAAAGCCGAAATCAGTTTTAATGATTACAATGAGGCAATGAATACATTTTCGTTTGATAATTTTTcagaatatatattttcttgtGGCTATAGTGATGGTTTAATATCTGTATGGGATATgagatataataaagaatctttattaaaattaaaatatcaCACGCAAGGTATTAACAGAATAAAATTCGGCATGATCAGTTCAGGGATTTTTGCATCTTGTTCAGATGATGGAACAGCATGTATATGGGACATTTCAAGAAACAACAATACACAAATATTACCTCTTCAAAAAACAGAAGAcgatatttataataatccAAACCCTGTCCCTAAACAATTACTCTTTGTTCATGGTGGTCATATAGGAAGTATATATGACCTCGCCTGGGCAAATAGCAATACCTTTACGATAGCTACAGTAGGTGTGGATAACTCTATACATGTCTGGCACCTGAATGAGcaatttctttttcaataa
- a CDS encoding AMP deaminase, putative, giving the protein KNPFKRFFKIGLNVTLSTDDPLMFHFTDEPLLEEYSICAHTWKLSTVDLCEIARASVIQSGYEPAFKKHWLGDEDGFFNFQNDPNKTNLSNTRMVYRRNTLEEEIKNIERLASYSSND; this is encoded by the exons ATAAAAACCCGTTCAAGCGTTTTTTTAAAATCGGCCTAAACGTAACATTGTCTACAGATGACCCTTTGATGTTTCATTTTACCGATGAACCTTTACTTGAAGAATATTCCATATGTGCC cATACATGGAAATTAAGTACTGTCGATTTATGCGAAATTGCAAGGGCATCAGTTATTCAAAG TGGATACGAGCCAGCATTTAAAAAACATTGGTTAGGAGACGAGGATGgattttttaattttcaAAATGACCCAAATAAAACAAACTTATCAAATACAAGGATGGTATATag GAGAAATACGTTAGAGgaggaaataaaaaatatcgAACGACTAGCTAGCTATTCATCAAACgattaa
- a CDS encoding hypothetical protein (conserved Plasmodium protein, unknown function~part of same gene as PRSY57_1328500B~gap found within coding sequence) codes for MENLYYNKYTSEIYEKKKYPFKNNIHEKEDVLKDANTYDYIKNYVLDVIVNYIINDSIGPKYKYHCESFNHNKNNDISNLKVRSPQNDFLISQILSKKYNNNIPKIDLEKNNIKNKNVILQSKLEFFSYNKILSLSRKYEYEEFSTLKDDFIRYLLNNAYLYNNKLHMILSLIILSFYNAKKNMGCYSLLDVLMKTINYYKTYNKLKTCLILFSPIIQMHKRHKQYVNLSEIMLNIDDDKNDAHKDLPGNSSNNNNNNDESCSKNFLLKFESTKELINIVRKNRDINSSTTATSNTLSTVSKKKRKDDAYYSHKRKLNFKDTHLKDDQNVSNKDMKDMKDMKEMNFLNNELTKKKLLQYKKKKKVKKNQCHHIIHQNYDNTFQVHFNNSDQSQGRQRKFLQGVVVSYIKYNNSKFNLSCYISMKNYNFNSSIRICYVPFYNNYYKNKNIWYRLNMKIFLYCWGYVEEVCFSDCTMNTLEYVSNDEEVRRLEKINYYKEKYNKMINEERNKLERNKIVLKNNNKRTSDQYDKKNDNINIFNNNNNILHNNKIFSNNNIFNNNNIFHNNNIFNNNNIFHNNNIFHNNNIFNNNNVFNNNNIFNNNNIFHNNNIFHNNNIFHNNNIFHNNNIFHNNNIFNNNNSSEGCPYSRREKKWNKIDPSNNPYSLLCTSDHKRLRGYHNNNYRYNSSSFISNFNDDGMSTKFPNSRDVEPGYNSDNNILYRNNKRKRRKKKRLNVCKNEKHYCKYLSDDDMTYDNYCNYFYETVESVNVSSYLYYFKLINKKKLNMKINQMEQKLEFNYDVFLRSIYDSNEKKRNMIYNGYYNSEIFNNKEENYNYEDSNDDNYNENDDYNNNNNDSYDIIENEDMLPHHACLNYDHFNFITCYEKIIKYKPITTKYILCCKEAFFCSSEEYEDDEMNANINNNMNNMNNNNNNSSSNSFYNHNNNYSHMADGRRKGMKRFAEGNLNKEEHHGYGEEEEGYDEYHNKNIGNNRVNGLLSNRMMKQEIDDDMENHRDNNMHNNNSNNNNNSNNSNNNNNNSNVRGEVMNGYNYNNDLHLNNIYVKDETKDINYNDGDDIHDMEEGKDFESIIDENNEYNEEIDVKYEISTENNESTTLHLPINDMDIGKGGSMTDHGLNSNSNFLCTSSTNENGLDMNVLDNKMKNGTIHNNNSNNSNNNNNNNNNNNNNNSNNSNNNNNNNNNNSNNSLKHKSQQKNNNEGKEKVKRRRKNPFSRSVVGMSPASNNDMSKAYGDMMKDGSNNFMYKNFVVPKKPNNFSYLNYKEVKEYLKDLTILKSGANWKTYKMEDLPAELYKNIRPINQRVTGFKTVLLVDELFEKLWEFPNTDMIKVRTVTRGDQFIGDIRIDFYYRQSERTLCRACGRHILKQKFATEHYQRNI; via the coding sequence ATggaaaatttatattataataaatatacaagtgaaatatatgaaaaaaaaaagtatccttttaaaaataacattCATGAGAAAGAGGATGTTTTAAAGGATGCAAATacatatgattatataaaaaattatgtattaGATGTTATagtaaattatataattaatgaTAGTATAGGCCCAAAGTACAAATATCATTGTGAATCTTTTAACcataataagaataatgatatatcaAATTTAAAAGTTAGGTCACCACAAAATGACTTTCTTATTTCACAAATATtaagtaaaaaatataataacaatattcCAAAAATAgatttagaaaaaaataatataaaaaataagaatgTAATACTACAATCAAAATTAGAgtttttttcatataataaaattttatctttatcaAGAAAGTATGAATATGAAGAATTTAGTACCTTAAAGGATGATTTTATTAGGTACCTATTAAATAATGCATAcctatataataacaagCTTCATATGATCTTAAGTTTAATTATATTGTCATTTTATAATGCCAAGAAAAACATGGGATGTTATTCTTTGCTTGATGTTTTGATGAAAacaataaattattataaaacatataataaactCAAAACTTGTCTTATACTTTTTTCTCCCATCATTCAAATGCACAAGAGACATAAACAATATGTTAACTTAAGTGAAATTATGTTAAACAttgatgatgataaaaatgatgcTCATAAGGATCTCCCTGGtaatagtagtaataataataataataatgatgaaagTTGTAGTAAAAACTTCCTCTTAAAATTTGAAAGTACCAAAGAACTAATTAACATCGTCCGAAAAAATCGTGATATTAATTCAAGTACTACCGCTACTTCAAACACATTATCTACCGTTAGtaagaaaaaaaggaaagaTGATGCATACTACTCCCACAAGAGAAAATTGAATTTTAAGGACACACATTTAAAAGATGATCAAAACGTAAGTAATAAAGATATGAAAGATATGAAAGATATGAAAGaaatgaattttttaaataatgagttaacgaaaaaaaagctacttcaatataaaaaaaaaaaaaaagtgaaaaaaaatcaGTGTCACCATATAATCCACCAAAATTATGACAATACCTTTCAAGttcattttaataattccGACCAAAGTCAAGGCAGACAGAGGAAATTTTTGCAAGGAGTAGTAGTATCTTATATAAAgtataataattcaaagtttaatttatcatgttatataagtatgaaaaattataattttaattcGAGCATTAGAATATGTTACGTacctttttataataactattataaaaataaaaatatatggtACAGATTAAACATGAAGATATTTTTGTATTGTTGGGGGTATGTTGAGGAAGTATGTTTTTCCGACTGCACGATGAATACTTTAGAATATGTATCTAATGACGAAGAGGTCAGGAGacttgaaaaaataaattactATAAGGAAAAGTATAATAAGATGATAAATGAAGAAAGGAACAAATTAGAGAGAAACAAAATcgtattaaaaaataataataaaaggaCAAGTGATCAATACGATaagaaaaatgataatattaacattttcaataataataataatattttacataataataaaattttcagtaataataatattttcaataataataatattttccacaataataatattttcaataataataatattttccacaataataatattttccataataataatattttcaataataataatgttttcaataataataatattttcaataataataatattttccacaataataatattttccacaataataatattttccacaataataatattttccataataataatattttccataataataatattttcaataataataatagtagtGAGGGGTGTCCTTATAGTAGgagagaaaaaaaatggaataAGATTGATCCGAGTAATAATCCTTATTCGTTACTTTGTACAAGTGACCATAAAAGATTAAGAGgatatcataataataattataggTATAATTCAAGCAGCTTTATCAGCAACTTTAACGATGATGGTATGTCGACTAAATTTCCTAACAGCAGAGATGTGGAACCTGGATACAAtagtgataataatattttgtatagAAATAACAAGAGGAAACGAAGAAAGAAGAAACGTTTGAATGTATGTAAAAATGAGAAACATtattgtaaatatttaagtgatgatgatatgacatatgataattattgtaattatttttatgagACTGTCGAGAGTGTAAATGTGTCGAgttatttgtattatttcaaattaataaataaaaaaaagttaaatatgaaaattaaTCAAATGGAACAAAAACTGGAATTTAACTATGATGTTTTTTTAAGATCTATATATGATAGTAATGAGAAAAAACGAAATATGATATACAATGGATATTATAATTCggaaatatttaataataaagaagaaaattataattatgaagaTTCAAATGATGACAActataatgaaaatgatgattataataataataataatgatagCTATGATATTATAGAGAATGAAGACATGTTACCACATCATGCTTGTCTAAATTATGATCATTTCAATTTCATAACCTGTTATgagaaaataataaaatataagcCCATAActacaaaatatattttatgttgTAAGGAGGCTTTTTTCTGTTCCAGTGAAGAATATGAAGATGACGAAATGAACGccaatataaataacaatatgaacaatatgaacaataataataataatagtagtagtaattcattttataaCCATAATAATAACTATTCACATATGGCAGATGGAAGACGAAAAGGTATGAAGAGATTCGCAGAAGGTAATctaaataaagaagaacATCATGGATATGGTGAAGAGGAAGAAGGATATGATGAATAccataataaaaatattggTAACAATAGAGTAAATGGGCTTTTAAGCAATCGAATGATGAAACAAGAAATTGATGATGATATGGAAAATCATAGAGATAATAACAtgcataataataatagcaacaataataataatagtaataatagtaataataataataataatagtaatgTAAGGGGAGAGGTCATGAATGGATACAATTACAATAATGATcttcatttaaataatatatatgtgaaaGACGAAACGAAAgatattaattataatgatggTGATGATATACATGATATGGAAGAAGGAAAAGATTTTGAAAGTATTattgatgaaaataatgaatataatgaagaaatagatgtaaaatatgaaatatcTACAGAAAATAATGAGAGCACTACCTTACATTTACCAATCAATGATATGGATATTGGAAAAGGTGGTAGTATGACCGATCATGGATTAAACAGTAATAGTAATTTCCTGTGTACAAGTTCAACAAATGAAAATGGTTTAGATATGAATGTGttagataataaaatgaagaatggtactattcataataataatagtaataatagtaataataataataataataataataataataataataataatagtaataatagcaataataataataataataataataataatagtaataatagttTGAAACATAAAAGtcaacaaaaaaataataatgaaggaaaagaaaaagtCAAAAGACGACGTAAAAATCCATTTAGTAGAAGTGTTGTAGGTATGTCTCCTGCAAGTAATAATGATATGTCAAAAGCTTATGGAGATATGATGAAGGATGGTTCAAATAATTTCATGTACAAGAATTTTGTTGTTCCAAAAAAGCcgaataatttttcttatttgAATTATAAGGAAgtaaaagaatatttaaaagatttGACTATACTAAAAAGTGGAGCAAATTGgaaaacatataaaatggAAGATTTGCCAGCCGaattgtataaaaatattagaCCAATAAATCAAAGAGTAACAGGTTTTAAAACTGTGTTATTGGTTGATgaattatttgaaaaattatgGGAATTCCCGAATACAGACATGATCAAAGTTAGGACAGTAACTAGAGGAGATCAATTTATTGGTGATATTCGAATCGATTTTTATTATCGCCAGAGTGAGAGAACGTTATGTCGTGCATGTGGAAGGCACATCCTTAAGCAGAAGTTTGCCACGGAGCACTACCAAAGGAATAtaa
- a CDS encoding hypothetical protein (conserved Plasmodium protein, unknown function~part of same gene as PRSY57_1328500A~gap found within coding sequence) yields the protein FFDSRSNNMENNNEQALLDRTLMLYNQELIKKATDFVNEELKYYDENVVNKPRKSKVNSCFELDILLLDDNNIIIPSVKNEVDEPYFEIAAIYPNNGFPDENYSRNFCYIKITFNKLGGMVLRDLFTLECEFLVDWGDNLLIQAKKYTLHEVYNNSESYDINLRNLYDQGFAYLRCNVPQKPNGKVNLKVRIPKTVWHYWEAVAEESLKINYEFLDKHNVHRQLLFCSYLDNINKNFTAYVKNSSKSAGSNNNSGNNNNNNNNNISNNNNNNNNNNNNNSNNNANANGGNHHLMSNLMTNNNMNLTNNNNNNNNNNNNNNNNNNNNNNNNNHMFELMNSNLANFAKLEDDFIPRNSYNNMDKKSKNNGMPPPPPDLMNNNNKMMPYNFNNFSKGPPRGVVGAPDLSNMSNMNNRLMYNQNNNPNNVNNNNNNNNMYNNMDYAAVLNSIPYSNYHAFNMNHAMQNDSDTNYSKNFDQFSGHPELNY from the coding sequence CTTTTTTGATTCAAGGTCAAACAACATGGAAAATAACAATGAACAGGCGTTGTTGGACAGGACGTTAATGTTGTATAATCAAGAATTGATTAAGAAGGCTACCGATTTTGTGAATGAGGAATTAAAGTATTACGATGAGAACGTGGTGAATAAGCCTCGTAAGAGTAAGGTGAATAGTTGTTTTGAATtggatatattattattggatgataataatataataattccTAGTGTAAAGAATGAAGTGGATGAGCCATATTTTGAGATAGCAGCAATATATCCTAATAATGGTTTTCCAGATGAGAATTATTCTCGtaatttttgttatataaagataacATTTAATAAGTTAGGAGGCATGGTGTTACGTGATTTGTTTACATTAGAATGTGAGTTTTTGGTAGATTGGGGAGAcaatttattaattcaGGCAAAGAAGTATACATTACATGAggtatataataattctgaatcctatgatataaatttaaGAAATTTGTATGATCAAGGATTTGCATATTTGAGATGTAACGTACCCCAAAAGCCAAATGGAAAGGTAAATTTAAAAGTGCGTATACCTAAAACTGTATGGCATTATTGGGAAGCCGTAGCTGAAGAatcattaaaaataaattatgaGTTTTTGGACAAGCACAATGTTCATAGACagttattattttgttcatatttggataatataaataaaaattttacaGCATATGTAAAGAATTCATCAAAGAGTGCTGGTAGTAACAACAATAGTGgcaacaataataataataataataataatataagtaataataataacaataacaataataataataataataatagtaataataatgcaAATGCGAATGGTGGTAATCATCATCTTATGTCTAATCTTATgactaataataatatgaaccttactaacaataataataataataataataataataataataataacaataacaacaataataataataataataataatcatatgtTTGAATTAATGAACAGTAATCTAGCTAATTTTGCAAAGCTGGAGGATGATTTTATTCCAAgaaattcatataataatatggataaaAAATCCAAAAATAATGGTATGCCACCACCACCACCAGATTTAATgaataacaataataaaatgatgCCATATAActttaataatttttctaaaGGACCTCCTCGTGGGGTTGTTGGAGCTCCAGATCTGTCGAATATGTCGAATATGAATAATAGATTAATGTATAATCAAAATAACAATCCAAATAATGttaacaataataataataataataatatgtataataatatggattATGCAGCTGTTCTAAATTCTATACCATACTCTAATTATCATGCTTTTAATATGAACCATGCTATGCAAAATGATTCTGATACCAACTATTCAAAAAATTTCGACCAGTTTAGTGGGCACCCAGAGTTGAATTATTAa